In Calditrichota bacterium, a genomic segment contains:
- the efp gene encoding elongation factor P gives MAQASQIRNGMVLNIDNNLWQVVEFQFVQPGKGGAFVRTKIKNLQTGRVIERTFRSDEKVNDVRVESKDMQYLYQDGGLFYFMDKETYEQVAVNESLIGDARNFLKEGEGVEILFHGTEAIGIELPFFVELKVVETEPGVKGDTVSGATKPAKLETGAVVQVPLFIEQGDLLKIDTRTGTYVERV, from the coding sequence ATGGCTCAAGCGTCACAAATCAGAAATGGAATGGTTTTAAATATCGACAACAATCTCTGGCAAGTTGTGGAATTTCAATTTGTTCAACCCGGTAAAGGTGGTGCCTTTGTTCGGACAAAAATTAAAAATCTCCAAACTGGCCGTGTCATTGAACGCACCTTTCGTTCTGACGAAAAAGTAAATGATGTGCGGGTGGAAAGCAAGGACATGCAGTACCTGTACCAGGATGGCGGGCTCTTTTATTTCATGGATAAGGAAACCTATGAACAAGTTGCTGTTAATGAAAGTCTAATTGGTGACGCGAGGAATTTTTTAAAGGAAGGCGAAGGGGTTGAAATCCTTTTTCACGGAACGGAAGCCATCGGAATTGAGCTTCCTTTTTTTGTCGAGCTCAAGGTTGTTGAAACCGAACCGGGTGTAAAAGGCGACACTGTTTCGGGTGCGACAAAACCGGCCAAACTGGAAACCGGGGCTGTTGTTCAGGTTCCTCTTTTCATAGAGCAGGGGGATCTATTGAAAATCGACACGCGAACCGGCACGTATGTAGAACGCGTGTGA
- the accB gene encoding acetyl-CoA carboxylase biotin carboxyl carrier protein, giving the protein MKASIIRELVKIVEQSSINQLEVSRWGQKVKIVKGFPGNGTETIVVSPSQPVAQQPAAPPVQQAAPVPPPPPAPEKTESPESAKKENLIEIRSPMVGTFYRAPAPDAEPYVKVGDRIEPGKVLCIIEAMKLMNEIEAEVSGKITDILVENGKPVEYNQLLFLVEPD; this is encoded by the coding sequence ATGAAAGCATCTATTATTCGAGAATTGGTTAAAATCGTTGAACAAAGCAGTATCAATCAACTGGAAGTATCCCGATGGGGTCAAAAAGTAAAAATTGTCAAAGGATTCCCGGGAAATGGGACAGAAACCATTGTGGTTTCGCCTTCACAGCCGGTGGCTCAACAACCCGCAGCGCCGCCTGTTCAGCAAGCCGCGCCTGTCCCTCCTCCCCCTCCGGCACCGGAAAAGACAGAATCCCCTGAATCTGCAAAGAAGGAAAATCTCATCGAAATCCGCTCGCCGATGGTCGGTACATTTTATCGTGCCCCGGCTCCGGATGCTGAACCCTACGTTAAAGTCGGGGACCGCATCGAACCGGGAAAGGTCCTTTGTATTATTGAGGCGATGAAATTGATGAATGAAATTGAAGCGGAAGTCAGCGGAAAAATCACAGATATTCTGGTGGAAAACGGTAAGCCTGTCGAATACAATCAACTTCTTTTTTTGGTGGAACCCGATTAG
- the accC gene encoding acetyl-CoA carboxylase biotin carboxylase subunit — protein MFNKILIANRGEIALRIIRACKELDIKTVAVYSEADADSLAVRFADEAVCIGPPPSHESYLNIPRIISAAEVTNADAIHPGYGFLAENAHFAEITQSCNIQFIGPTPEIIEKMGNKSFAKETMKKAGLPVIPGSEGVIKSADEAKELAKTIGYPVILKASAGGGGKGMRIVREPSEMENAFQTAQNEAGAAFGNDEVYMEKFFEHPRHIEVQILGDTFGNIIALGERECSVQRKHQKLIEESPSAAVTKEMRKELNRLAMKGAEYAGYISAGTMEFLLDTDGKFYFMEMNTRIQVEHPVTEMVMDIDLVKEQILISAGEKLHIKGLFNMRGHAIECRINAENPDRDFMPSPGKITNFHTPGGPGIRVDTHTYAQYVIPPYYDSLVAKVIAHASTREETIMRMKRALEEFVLEGIYTTIPFHRKVLLNKAFREGNYDIRFIEMLQEDENKKAAEAAEIE, from the coding sequence TTGTTTAATAAAATTTTAATTGCAAATAGAGGTGAAATCGCTCTCAGAATTATTCGCGCCTGCAAGGAACTGGATATTAAAACCGTGGCTGTGTATTCCGAGGCGGATGCCGATTCTCTGGCCGTCCGCTTTGCTGATGAAGCGGTTTGTATTGGTCCCCCGCCAAGCCATGAAAGTTACCTCAACATTCCAAGAATCATCAGTGCTGCAGAGGTCACCAATGCGGACGCCATTCATCCCGGTTACGGCTTTTTGGCGGAGAATGCCCATTTTGCCGAGATTACCCAATCCTGCAACATTCAATTTATCGGCCCCACGCCGGAAATCATCGAAAAAATGGGAAACAAATCCTTTGCCAAGGAAACAATGAAAAAAGCCGGACTCCCGGTTATTCCGGGGAGTGAGGGGGTTATTAAAAGTGCGGATGAGGCAAAAGAACTGGCCAAAACAATCGGATATCCGGTTATTCTAAAGGCTTCCGCCGGGGGTGGTGGTAAGGGGATGCGCATTGTCCGGGAGCCTTCGGAGATGGAAAATGCCTTTCAGACCGCCCAGAATGAAGCGGGGGCAGCTTTCGGAAACGATGAAGTCTACATGGAAAAATTCTTTGAACACCCGCGCCATATTGAGGTGCAGATTCTGGGAGACACATTCGGAAACATCATTGCACTGGGCGAACGCGAATGTTCGGTTCAGCGAAAACACCAGAAGCTTATTGAGGAATCGCCGTCTGCCGCCGTGACAAAGGAGATGCGAAAAGAGCTGAATCGCCTGGCCATGAAAGGTGCGGAATACGCCGGCTACATCAGTGCCGGAACCATGGAATTTCTGCTGGACACGGATGGAAAATTCTATTTCATGGAAATGAACACCCGAATTCAGGTAGAACACCCGGTAACAGAAATGGTTATGGATATTGACCTGGTTAAGGAACAAATTCTCATATCAGCGGGTGAAAAACTCCACATAAAGGGCTTGTTCAACATGCGGGGCCATGCGATCGAGTGCCGCATTAACGCCGAAAATCCGGATCGCGATTTCATGCCCTCGCCCGGAAAGATCACCAATTTTCACACCCCGGGCGGTCCGGGCATTCGTGTGGACACGCACACCTATGCTCAATATGTGATTCCGCCCTATTATGATTCGTTGGTGGCAAAAGTCATTGCACACGCGAGCACCCGGGAAGAAACCATCATGCGAATGAAGCGGGCTCTGGAAGAATTTGTTCTGGAAGGTATTTACACGACTATTCCCTTTCACCGAAAA